The Treponema succinifaciens DSM 2489 region TGAATCTTGCGCTGAAGAATGTAAAAACTTTTTCTGGTGATTTGCTTTTGGAATACGATTTTAAAGAGCCGTGTTTGGAGGAATAATTTTGTTCACGGGAATTATAGAAAGCCTTGGCACTGTAAAAAATATTGTGAGAGCCAGCCATTCTTTTTCGATTGAGATTCAGTCTGATTTTAATGAAAAGCTTGTGCTTGGCGAAAGCATTGCCGTGAATGGGGTTTGCCTGACTGTCGCTGAATTTTCAGGCTCTGTTTTTAAGGCTGATGTTACACCGGAAACTTTTAGCCGCACTTCCTTAAAAATTCTTCGCCCCGGAAGTTTTGTAAATCTTGAGCGCGCAATGAAGGCTGACGGAAGATTTGGCGGGCATATTGTTTCTGGTCATATTGACGGAACAGGAAGAATTCTTGCTTTT contains the following coding sequences:
- a CDS encoding riboflavin synthase, which translates into the protein MFTGIIESLGTVKNIVRASHSFSIEIQSDFNEKLVLGESIAVNGVCLTVAEFSGSVFKADVTPETFSRTSLKILRPGSFVNLERAMKADGRFGGHIVSGHIDGTGRILAFSKNENAVNIQFSMEKKLGDFMIEKGSVAIDGISLTVASLKWSGSTCVIFAAVIPHTWSNTVLSKKKPGDLVNIECDIVGKYIRHFTLEEKNEG